CCGCCGAGCGTCAAACCAGGCTTTACGGTTAGCCAGGTCGATGGCTTGTTCATTCCAAATGGCCGTGGTGTTGAGCACAGCGTCGTTGTAGATATCAAGAATGCCTAAAAGATCGGCTTCCAGTGCGTCACGAATGGGGTATGTCATTGAAAAACTCGCATCTTGAATTCAGGCAATCGGTTGATGGACGGTGACCAGTTTGGTCCCGTCTGGAAATGTGGCTTCAACCTGAATATCCGGGATCATTTCCGGGATACCTTCCATCACCTGCTCACGGGTCAGCAAGGTGGTTCCCAAGTGCATCAGTTCGGCAACCGTCCGGCCATCGCGGGCGCCTTCCAATAACGCGGCTGCAATGTAAGCCATGGCTTCTGGGTAGTTCAGCTTCACGCCTCGGGCCAAGCGCCGTTCGGCCACCAGCCCGGCAGTGAATATCAGCAGCTTGTCTTTTTCGCGGGGGGTCAGGTCCATGTTCGGTTCCGTGTCATATCAATTGAGAGGCGCGATTCCCCTGTGCAGGCTGTGTGGGAGCGAATTCATTCGCGAATATCGCGACGCAGTGCATCAGGTACTCCATATTCTCGGTGCAACCGCTGCACGCCCCAGCAACTCGGGGCGCAACAGCTTCCATAGTTCTATCAGCCAGGCGCGGGCGTGCAGGGCTTCGTCGGCCAGGCAGCGGGCGACCAACAGGCCGGGTAGTTGGGTCAGGTCGCCGCGAACCGGCAGGTTATCCGCCAGATTCCGGCAGGCTTCCAGCAACTCGCTGCTGGCTTCGCCCGTCACTAACAATGTGGCCAAGACCGATTTGCCATCTAAACCAATGGGTGAGTCCAACAGGCCATCGTTACCCTTGATCCTCTGACGTTCATGCCACAACAAACGTCCGTCGCGGCGGATCTCGACCCGTGATTGAAAATACCCCAGATCAAAACGCTCGCCACTGGCTGGGCGACCCAAGGCAACCACGTCCCAATACAACGCGCGGGCATCGCCTTGTAGCTCAATGTGTGTGGAGAGTTCTGCCTGGGCGGCGCTGAAGACGATGGTTTCTTGCGGCAGCCATTCCAGCGTGGCGCCCGTTTCGACGCTCAGTTCCAGTTGCTGAAATGCCGGGCCGGCTGCGCTATACCATTTGGCCGCGCCGGGGCTGGTTAATTGCGCCCAGGCATCGGCGCCGACATGCACCGAAATATCGAGCCGATCACCGCCCGCGATCCCGCCCGGCGGATGCACGATGATGTGCTGACACACCTCAGGGCCTTCGGCATACAGATGCTTTTGCACCCGCAGCGGGCCTTGATGGCGGCGCAAGGTCGGGCGCGTGCTTTCACCAAAACGGCCATAGCCCAACTCCAGCTCGGCATGCCAACTGGGGGTAAACAGCGCGGTGTGGGCAGGAAGGTTCATGGTCGTGTCATGTTAGAGAAGTCGCACCTTAGCGGATTAGCGCATCAAATTGTAACCAGACCACGCACCCCTTGCGCTTCCATGTCTTCGCCACGGCCTTGCTGAACGATCTCGCCACGGGACATCACCAGGTAATGATCGGCCAGCTCAGCGGCAAAATCATAAAACTGCTCGACCAACAGAATGGCCATGTCCCCTTGTGCCGCGAGCTTCTTGATCACCGCGCCGATTTCCTTGATCACCGAGGGTTGGATGCCTTCAGTGGGTTCATCGAGAATCAGCAGGCGAGGGCGGCTCGCCAGCGCGCGTCCGATGGCCAATTGTTGTTGCTGACCGCCAGACAAATCGCCGCCGCGTCGCTGCTTCATTTGCAGCAACACCGGGAACAGCTCGTAGATAAACGCCGGGACTTCTTTCGCTTCACAGCCAGGGAAGCGCGACAGGCCCATCAACAGGTTTTCTTCCACCGTCAGGCGGCCGAAGATTTCACGGCCTTGTGGCACGTAGGCAATCCCGGCCTGCACACGCTGGTGCGGCTTGAACCCGGTAATGGTTTGGCCTTCCCACTGCACCGCGCCTTCTTTGGACGGCAGCAGGCCCATCAAAACTTTGAGCAACGTGGTTTTACCCACGCCGTTACGCCCGAGCAGGCACGTCACTTCGCCGATGTTCACCTCAAAGGACAAACCGCGAAGAATGTGACTGCCGCCGTAATACTGATGGAGCTTGTCGACTTGGAGCATGTTCGTTCCTCACTGGCTCAAGAGCGGCAAGCTGTTAGCTGCAAGCCGCAAGTGAGATCAAAATCGGGCCGCATTCTCTTGCAGCTTGAATCTGCGTTACCTTCCCAGATAAACCTCAATAACCCGTTCATCGGCCTGCACATCTTCCAGCGAGCCTTCGGCCAATACGCTGCCTTGGTGCAAAACGGTGACGTGGTCGGCGATGGAACCAACGAAGCCCATGTCGTGTTCCACCACCATCAACGAGTGCTTGCCCGCCAGGCTTTTGAACAGCTCGGCGGTGAATTCGGTTTCGGCGTCGGTCATGCCCGCCACGGGTTCGTCGAGCAGTAGCAGTTGCGGGTCTTGAACCAGCAACATGCCGATTTCCAGAAACTGTTTTTGCCCGTGGGACAACAACCCCGCAGGCCGGTGCATCGAGCCGGTCAAACGAATGGTTTCCAGCACCTGATGAATGCTGTCTTGCTGCTCGCCAGTCAACCGTGCGCGCAGGCTGGCCCAGACGGACTTGTCAGTTTTCTGCGCCAGTTCAAGGTTCTCGAACACGCTCAAGGCTTCGAACACGGTGGGCTTCTGAAACTTGCGACCAATACCGGCTTGGGCGATATGTA
The nucleotide sequence above comes from Pseudomonas sp. AB6. Encoded proteins:
- the urtD gene encoding urea ABC transporter ATP-binding protein UrtD; its protein translation is MKTTPTPVFMLEPILAPNSDAGTSRDAIGFGQMTGEGLNTRHGTILTLEDISVSFDGFKALNNLNLYIGVGELRCIIGPNGAGKTTLMDVITGKTRPSHGKAWFGETLDLTIMSEVHIAQAGIGRKFQKPTVFEALSVFENLELAQKTDKSVWASLRARLTGEQQDSIHQVLETIRLTGSMHRPAGLLSHGQKQFLEIGMLLVQDPQLLLLDEPVAGMTDAETEFTAELFKSLAGKHSLMVVEHDMGFVGSIADHVTVLHQGSVLAEGSLEDVQADERVIEVYLGR
- the urtE gene encoding urea ABC transporter ATP-binding subunit UrtE is translated as MLQVDKLHQYYGGSHILRGLSFEVNIGEVTCLLGRNGVGKTTLLKVLMGLLPSKEGAVQWEGQTITGFKPHQRVQAGIAYVPQGREIFGRLTVEENLLMGLSRFPGCEAKEVPAFIYELFPVLLQMKQRRGGDLSGGQQQQLAIGRALASRPRLLILDEPTEGIQPSVIKEIGAVIKKLAAQGDMAILLVEQFYDFAAELADHYLVMSRGEIVQQGRGEDMEAQGVRGLVTI
- a CDS encoding urease subunit gamma produces the protein MDLTPREKDKLLIFTAGLVAERRLARGVKLNYPEAMAYIAAALLEGARDGRTVAELMHLGTTLLTREQVMEGIPEMIPDIQVEATFPDGTKLVTVHQPIA
- a CDS encoding urease accessory protein UreD, which encodes MNLPAHTALFTPSWHAELELGYGRFGESTRPTLRRHQGPLRVQKHLYAEGPEVCQHIIVHPPGGIAGGDRLDISVHVGADAWAQLTSPGAAKWYSAAGPAFQQLELSVETGATLEWLPQETIVFSAAQAELSTHIELQGDARALYWDVVALGRPASGERFDLGYFQSRVEIRRDGRLLWHERQRIKGNDGLLDSPIGLDGKSVLATLLVTGEASSELLEACRNLADNLPVRGDLTQLPGLLVARCLADEALHARAWLIELWKLLRPELLGRAAVAPRIWST